A region from the Phycisphaerales bacterium genome encodes:
- a CDS encoding 1-acyl-sn-glycerol-3-phosphate acyltransferase — MREKGLVSSLAHETAGIVVGAALRTYNRLTVIGADRLPTRPPFVLVANHTSHLDALILAATLSREARDSAYCVAAGDAFFESVGVAAATTILFNALPLWRKKVTSHTLQGLRERLESGHTGLIIFPEGARSRDGLPLRFKPGVGMLVSESSIPVYPCHIDGAFQALAPGVRMPRPVRITVRVGTPLTFQSLHNSREGWNQVANQIRESVAVLSPHPWPIVE; from the coding sequence ATGCGAGAGAAGGGACTCGTGTCGAGTCTCGCGCACGAGACGGCTGGGATCGTTGTTGGAGCGGCGCTGCGGACATACAACCGGCTCACGGTCATCGGCGCGGATCGGCTTCCGACACGGCCGCCCTTTGTGCTTGTTGCGAACCATACAAGCCATCTTGATGCGCTGATACTCGCCGCGACTCTCTCACGCGAGGCGAGAGACTCTGCCTATTGCGTGGCCGCTGGCGACGCGTTTTTTGAGAGCGTTGGAGTCGCAGCGGCAACGACGATCCTCTTCAACGCTCTTCCTCTCTGGAGAAAGAAGGTCACCTCGCACACCCTGCAAGGGCTGCGCGAGCGTCTCGAATCGGGACACACGGGATTGATCATCTTTCCGGAGGGAGCACGTTCGAGAGATGGCCTGCCGCTGCGGTTCAAGCCGGGAGTGGGCATGCTCGTTTCGGAAAGCTCGATACCGGTGTATCCCTGCCACATCGACGGTGCATTTCAGGCCCTTGCACCTGGTGTACGAATGCCCCGGCCTGTGCGGATTACCGTTCGTGTCGGGACGCCGTTGACATTCCAGTCGCTTCACAACTCACGTGAGGGATGGAATCAAGTTGCGAATCAGATACGCGAATCAGTTGCGGTGCTATCACCGCATCCGTGGCCAATTGTGGAGTAA
- a CDS encoding calcium/sodium antiporter: MALLLFLLGLALLLVGGRILVSGAVDLATRARVPPLLVGLTIVAWGTSAPELTFNLTSSLSGKPDLVFGNVVGANICNLGLVIGISAMIAPLIIDARVIKREIPMMLALFACFAVVVALHSHLADVAVPVIVLVLFAAYSAFILWAGLKERVENVELAVDVHQIQKALETRPAWVSVLMLLAGIGLLTLGGSIASNAASDIAVSLGMSPRVVGATVVAVGTTMPELITSIIAVRKKQVDLAVGNAVGSCMFNIGAIYGLCGVVHPAEPPQGSLPSTIFMLILGTLLWPMSKTAKGGIARLEGAFLVALYIGTIVWELARSGTALAASS; this comes from the coding sequence ATGGCCCTCCTCCTCTTCCTCCTCGGCCTCGCCCTCCTCCTCGTCGGCGGGCGCATCCTCGTCTCTGGTGCTGTTGATCTCGCGACACGGGCGCGCGTGCCGCCGCTGCTGGTCGGGCTCACCATCGTCGCCTGGGGCACGTCCGCTCCAGAACTCACGTTCAACCTGACCTCGAGCCTCTCGGGTAAGCCCGACCTCGTCTTCGGCAACGTCGTCGGCGCGAATATCTGCAATCTGGGCCTGGTCATCGGCATCAGCGCCATGATCGCGCCGCTGATCATCGACGCCCGTGTCATCAAGCGTGAGATTCCCATGATGCTCGCGCTCTTCGCGTGCTTCGCCGTGGTCGTCGCCCTTCACAGCCATCTCGCCGACGTCGCGGTCCCCGTGATCGTTCTCGTGCTCTTCGCGGCCTACAGCGCCTTCATCCTTTGGGCGGGACTCAAAGAGCGCGTCGAGAACGTCGAACTCGCCGTCGATGTTCACCAGATCCAGAAGGCCCTCGAAACTCGCCCCGCGTGGGTCAGCGTCCTCATGCTCCTCGCCGGCATCGGCCTGCTCACTCTTGGCGGGAGCATCGCCTCGAACGCCGCCTCCGACATCGCCGTTTCGCTCGGGATGTCCCCCCGCGTCGTCGGCGCGACGGTCGTCGCTGTGGGCACCACGATGCCCGAACTCATCACCTCGATCATCGCCGTTCGCAAGAAGCAGGTGGACCTCGCCGTCGGCAACGCCGTGGGCAGTTGCATGTTCAACATCGGCGCGATCTACGGGCTCTGCGGCGTGGTCCACCCCGCCGAGCCACCCCAAGGCTCGCTCCCCTCGACCATCTTCATGCTCATACTCGGCACGCTCCTCTGGCCCATGAGCAAGACGGCCAAGGGCGGCATCGCACGCCTCGAGGGCGCATTCCTCGTGGCGCTCTATATCGGGACGATCGTGTGGGAGTTGGCGAGGTCGGGAACAGCCCTTGCCGCTTCATCATGA
- a CDS encoding elongation factor 4, translated as MLDSMDIERERGITIKASAVTVFHRHKPGTSQDELESDFENPVDDDAPAPSHKTKKGESAESHGEVYMLNFIDTPGHVDFNYEVSRALKACEGAILVVDATQGVQAQTLVNAYLAVNENLTIIPVINKIDLPSARVVEVAEEIEQTLGFPAEDCLLVSAKSGIGLPQLLAAICEKLPAPRAAVVPQLRALIFDAVYDDYRGVIVYARIFDGELRVGDKIRMMGIGRTFQVSEIGKMNPKPYRLENGRVGPGETCYIVAAIRTLKDVRIGDTITLEHNPATEALAGYQPPRQMVFCDFYPATSEDGKGSDFEELREAVEKLSLNDSSFTFMPVHSEALGFGFRCGFLGLLHMDIIQERLEREGDVEIVQTAPTVSYHVLVRGTSTVTGSNGQALTPVDKDSPNYPKEGVPEGMQLLEVHNPADLPDMGHIEEIREPICKIEIMVPKEFIGDVMKLCLDRRGLYKNQSFISPTRDMLTFEIPLAEIIYDFFDKMKSMTSGYGTMDYEVMEYRADRLVRLDILINGDPVEALAVIVHKDRAQQRGRALCAKLREQIPRHQFEIPVQAAIGGKVIARETIKSFRKNVLAKCYGGDVSRKRKLLEKQKEGKKRMKSIGSVTIPQEAFMAVLDQGD; from the coding sequence ATGCTCGACTCGATGGACATCGAGCGCGAGCGGGGCATCACCATCAAGGCCTCCGCCGTCACCGTCTTCCATCGCCACAAACCCGGCACCTCACAGGACGAACTCGAGTCGGACTTCGAGAACCCCGTCGACGACGACGCGCCGGCACCAAGCCACAAGACGAAAAAGGGCGAGTCGGCCGAGTCGCACGGCGAGGTCTACATGCTCAACTTCATCGACACGCCCGGGCACGTCGATTTCAACTATGAGGTGAGCCGGGCGCTCAAGGCGTGCGAAGGCGCGATCCTCGTCGTCGACGCGACACAGGGCGTGCAGGCGCAGACGCTGGTCAACGCGTACCTCGCCGTCAACGAGAATCTCACGATCATCCCGGTTATCAACAAGATCGATCTTCCCTCGGCCCGCGTCGTCGAGGTCGCCGAGGAGATCGAACAGACGCTCGGATTCCCCGCGGAGGACTGCCTTCTCGTTTCGGCAAAGTCGGGGATCGGCCTGCCGCAACTCCTCGCGGCGATCTGCGAGAAACTCCCCGCGCCCCGGGCCGCCGTCGTGCCGCAGTTGCGGGCGCTCATCTTCGACGCAGTCTACGACGACTATCGCGGCGTGATCGTCTACGCCCGAATCTTCGATGGCGAACTCCGGGTCGGCGACAAGATCCGCATGATGGGCATCGGGCGCACGTTCCAGGTCTCCGAGATCGGGAAGATGAACCCCAAGCCGTATCGCCTGGAGAACGGTCGCGTCGGCCCCGGAGAAACGTGCTACATCGTCGCCGCGATCCGCACGCTCAAGGACGTGCGCATCGGCGACACCATCACGCTCGAGCACAACCCGGCGACCGAGGCCCTCGCGGGATATCAGCCGCCACGCCAGATGGTCTTCTGCGATTTCTATCCCGCCACGAGCGAGGACGGCAAAGGATCGGACTTTGAGGAACTCCGCGAGGCCGTCGAAAAACTCAGCCTGAACGACTCCTCGTTCACGTTCATGCCCGTGCATTCCGAGGCGCTCGGCTTCGGCTTCCGCTGCGGGTTTCTGGGCCTGCTCCACATGGACATCATCCAGGAGCGACTCGAGCGCGAGGGCGATGTCGAGATCGTCCAGACCGCCCCCACCGTTTCGTACCACGTCCTCGTCCGCGGCACGTCCACCGTCACCGGCAGCAACGGCCAGGCCCTCACGCCCGTCGACAAGGACAGCCCGAACTACCCGAAGGAAGGCGTGCCCGAGGGGATGCAACTCCTCGAGGTCCACAACCCCGCCGACCTCCCGGACATGGGGCACATCGAGGAGATCCGCGAGCCGATCTGCAAGATCGAGATCATGGTGCCCAAGGAGTTCATCGGCGACGTGATGAAACTCTGTCTTGATCGCCGCGGCCTGTACAAGAACCAGTCGTTCATCTCGCCCACGCGCGACATGCTCACATTCGAGATCCCTCTCGCCGAGATCATCTACGACTTCTTCGACAAGATGAAGTCGATGACGAGTGGCTATGGCACGATGGACTATGAGGTGATGGAGTATCGCGCCGACCGCCTCGTGCGGCTCGACATTCTCATCAATGGCGATCCGGTCGAGGCACTGGCCGTCATTGTGCACAAAGATCGTGCCCAACAGCGAGGGCGGGCCCTCTGTGCCAAACTCCGCGAGCAGATCCCACGCCACCAGTTCGAGATCCCCGTCCAGGCGGCGATCGGCGGCAAGGTCATCGCCCGCGAGACGATCAAGAGTTTCCGAAAGAACGTCCTCGCGAAATGCTACGGCGGCGACGTGAGCCGCAAGCGCAAACTGCTCGAGAAACAGAAAGAGGGCAAGAAACGCATGAAGTCCATAGGGAGCGTGACGATCCCGCAGGAGGCGTTCATGGCGGTGCTGGATCAGGGGGATTGA
- a CDS encoding PQQ-dependent sugar dehydrogenase encodes MTVRACFNGLVITLVSFIMLVSMPRSASALPPNFLDETLPLSFDQAVGIAFHDSGRAYVWEKGGKVWTVDGGVKSSQPLVDITEEVRNFRDYGLLGFALDPNYDTNHYIYLLYVVDWYYLEFLNEPEYNPAVSLTSFDSIGRITRYTADAATNYTTVVPGSRTILVGETITTGIPVVNESHGVGTILFGDDGSMIVTTGDAASFVIQDAGGDVPGTIYNFMADGICQPKEDVGAYRSQLVDSLCGKILRLDPATGDGLPDNPFYDAAQPRAPRSRVWAMGLRNPYRLVLVPGTGHSHPGDNFPGVLISGDVGWNDWEELNVCTAAAQNFGWPIYEGFDLQPLYNNGSTYAPNMDAPNPLASPPTCDTFFNFQALLAPDTQTAPIWPNPCNVLEVVPASIPRHKHRRAAIMWSHGFGAYVPTYDVSGQPTASRLGTPGCPTTGNDFFGYAAGAGAWYHGENFPEEYHDTLFIMDYAANWIRNIVFDANYNITEVREFENAMGPVSMAVNPVDGTMYYVSFNFEGVSELHRISYGGDGLPVVQASATPNFGPLPLNVQFSTAGTFDPESQPLTYLWDFGDGSPTSTNPNPSHTYAGSPGTPTTFTASVTVTDTASNAVTKTVKVFGNNTPPSVTITSPLDGSYYTMRFPDVTVPMTANVSDAETPGQTTCSWQLILHHNTHTHPDPPMVGCSQSATFTPIGCEPETYFYEFRLTVTDAQGLSTTAVSTMSASCCPADVDDGSGTGTLDAGVTIDDLLYYLGIYNMGSIDADFDDGTGTGTPDGGVTIDDLLYFLGEFNAGC; translated from the coding sequence ATGACTGTGCGCGCATGCTTCAACGGATTGGTGATCACTCTTGTGTCCTTCATCATGCTTGTGAGCATGCCGCGATCGGCGTCCGCGCTCCCGCCAAACTTTCTCGATGAGACGCTTCCGCTCTCGTTCGACCAGGCCGTGGGCATCGCGTTCCACGATTCGGGGCGTGCGTATGTGTGGGAGAAGGGTGGCAAGGTCTGGACGGTGGACGGCGGCGTGAAGTCGTCGCAGCCGCTGGTGGACATCACGGAAGAGGTCCGCAACTTCCGTGACTACGGCCTGCTCGGGTTCGCGCTCGATCCGAACTACGACACCAACCACTACATCTATCTGCTCTATGTCGTGGACTGGTACTACCTCGAGTTCCTCAACGAGCCAGAGTACAACCCCGCCGTCTCGCTCACCTCGTTCGACAGCATCGGGCGCATCACGCGATACACCGCCGACGCCGCGACGAACTACACGACCGTCGTTCCCGGCTCGCGCACGATCCTCGTTGGCGAGACGATCACGACCGGCATCCCGGTCGTGAACGAGTCGCACGGCGTGGGAACGATCCTGTTCGGCGACGACGGGTCGATGATCGTGACGACCGGTGACGCCGCGAGTTTCGTGATCCAGGATGCCGGCGGCGACGTTCCGGGCACGATCTACAACTTCATGGCCGACGGCATCTGCCAGCCCAAGGAGGACGTCGGCGCGTACCGCTCTCAACTCGTCGATTCGCTCTGCGGCAAGATCCTCCGCCTTGATCCCGCCACGGGCGACGGGCTTCCCGACAATCCGTTCTATGACGCCGCCCAGCCCCGCGCGCCCCGGTCACGCGTCTGGGCGATGGGCCTGCGCAATCCGTATCGACTCGTCCTCGTCCCGGGCACGGGACACAGCCATCCCGGAGACAACTTCCCCGGCGTCTTGATCTCGGGCGACGTTGGGTGGAACGACTGGGAGGAACTCAACGTCTGCACAGCGGCGGCCCAGAACTTCGGCTGGCCGATCTATGAGGGCTTCGATCTGCAACCCCTGTACAACAACGGGAGCACGTACGCCCCCAACATGGACGCGCCGAATCCGCTGGCCTCGCCGCCGACGTGCGATACATTCTTCAACTTCCAGGCGCTACTCGCGCCCGACACCCAGACCGCGCCCATCTGGCCGAACCCGTGCAACGTGCTCGAGGTCGTGCCCGCGTCGATTCCGCGCCACAAGCATCGGCGAGCCGCCATCATGTGGAGCCATGGCTTTGGCGCGTACGTCCCCACCTACGACGTTTCGGGCCAACCCACGGCGTCGCGCCTCGGCACGCCGGGTTGCCCGACGACCGGGAACGACTTCTTCGGCTACGCCGCCGGCGCGGGTGCCTGGTACCACGGCGAGAACTTCCCCGAGGAGTACCACGACACACTCTTCATCATGGACTATGCCGCGAACTGGATCCGCAACATCGTCTTCGATGCGAACTACAACATCACCGAGGTCCGCGAGTTCGAGAACGCGATGGGACCGGTCTCTATGGCGGTGAACCCCGTGGACGGCACGATGTACTACGTCAGTTTCAACTTCGAGGGCGTCTCGGAGTTGCACAGGATCTCGTACGGCGGCGACGGTCTCCCCGTTGTGCAGGCCTCGGCCACGCCGAACTTCGGCCCGCTCCCGCTCAACGTGCAGTTCTCGACCGCGGGGACCTTCGACCCCGAGAGCCAGCCGCTGACGTATCTGTGGGACTTTGGCGACGGCTCGCCGACCTCGACCAACCCGAACCCCTCGCACACCTACGCCGGCTCACCCGGCACACCGACGACATTCACGGCGAGCGTGACCGTGACAGACACGGCATCGAACGCCGTCACCAAGACGGTCAAGGTCTTCGGGAACAACACGCCGCCGAGCGTGACGATCACCTCACCCCTCGATGGGTCGTATTACACCATGCGTTTCCCAGACGTGACGGTGCCGATGACCGCAAACGTCTCTGACGCCGAGACCCCCGGGCAGACGACGTGCTCGTGGCAACTGATCCTGCACCACAACACGCACACCCACCCGGACCCACCGATGGTCGGCTGCTCGCAGTCCGCGACGTTCACACCGATCGGCTGCGAACCGGAGACATACTTCTATGAGTTCCGCCTCACCGTGACCGACGCGCAGGGCCTCTCGACGACGGCGGTCAGCACCATGAGCGCCTCGTGCTGCCCGGCCGATGTCGACGACGGCAGCGGCACGGGAACCCTCGACGCGGGCGTCACCATCGACGACCTGCTGTACTACCTCGGGATCTACAACATGGGCTCGATTGATGCCGACTTTGACGACGGCACTGGAACGGGCACACCCGACGGCGGCGTGACGATCGACGATTTGCTCTACTTCCTCGGAGAGTTCAACGCGGGGTGCTAG
- a CDS encoding PQQ-dependent sugar dehydrogenase, whose protein sequence is MAGLIGLSSMSAALPPGFLDEALDISWQQATGLTFDSTGRAYVWEKAGRVWTVENGVKSAQPLVDIHEEVRDFRDHGLLGFTLDPNFQTNHYIYLLYVADVYHILNYGEPDYDANASLDTFDTIARITRYTLDPATNFNSVIPSSRHILVGETITTGIPMVNESHGVGTLVFGEDGSLLATAGDSASFALADHGGDVPGTYYTFVTDGICKPKEDVGAYRAQLVDGLNGKILRLDPATGDGLPDNPFYDEARPRDPRSRVWAMGLRNPFRVTIVPETGYSHPGASFPGVLVIGDVGWEEWEEINVCTAPGQNFGWPIYEGFDLQPMYNDGNSFASNLDAPNPLASPPTCGPYFNFQALLAPDSLNPAAWPNPCNTLQTVPSSIARHVHKRAAIAWDHADGAFVPTYGPSGLPTASRLGTPGCPATGNSFGGFAACAGVWYHGENFPEDYHDTFFFMDYAAGWIRNIVFDPTYNVTAVREFDGAQGPVCMAIHPLDGTIYYISYNEDGTASMHRISYGGDGMPIVHASASPNFGPLPLAVQFSTTGTIDPEGQALTFLWDFGDGSPTSNNPHPSHTYAGSPGSPTTFTATVTVTDTASNAVQKTVRVFGNNTPPSVSITSPVDGSHYPLSGSLVEIPLSATVSDAESPGQTMCTWQVILHHNTHTHPETPIVGCTQVASITSLGCEADSFSYEFRLVVADAQGLTTTVSSFMSAACCPADVDDGSGTGTIDGAITIDDLLYYLGLFQLGDIAADLDDGTATNTHDGAVTIDDLLYYLQRFQDGC, encoded by the coding sequence ATGGCGGGGCTGATCGGGCTGTCTTCCATGTCGGCGGCGCTTCCGCCGGGCTTTCTTGACGAGGCGCTCGATATCTCCTGGCAGCAGGCGACCGGGCTGACCTTTGACAGCACCGGCAGGGCGTATGTCTGGGAGAAGGCCGGACGGGTGTGGACGGTCGAGAACGGCGTGAAGTCTGCCCAGCCACTTGTGGACATCCACGAGGAGGTCCGCGACTTTCGCGACCATGGCCTGCTCGGGTTCACCCTCGATCCCAACTTCCAGACCAACCACTACATCTATCTCCTCTACGTCGCCGACGTGTACCACATCCTCAACTATGGCGAACCGGATTACGACGCCAACGCCTCGCTCGACACCTTCGACACCATCGCGCGCATCACGCGATACACCCTCGACCCCGCGACGAACTTCAACAGCGTGATCCCCTCCTCACGGCACATCCTTGTCGGCGAGACGATCACCACCGGCATCCCCATGGTCAACGAATCCCACGGCGTGGGCACGCTCGTCTTCGGCGAGGACGGGTCGCTCCTCGCGACCGCGGGGGACTCCGCGAGTTTCGCACTCGCCGACCACGGCGGCGACGTCCCCGGGACGTACTACACCTTCGTGACCGACGGCATCTGCAAGCCCAAGGAGGACGTCGGCGCGTATCGCGCGCAACTCGTCGATGGGCTCAATGGCAAGATCCTCCGCCTCGACCCGGCGACGGGCGATGGGCTTCCCGACAATCCCTTCTATGACGAGGCACGCCCGCGCGATCCGCGATCGCGGGTGTGGGCGATGGGCCTTCGCAATCCCTTCCGCGTCACGATCGTGCCTGAGACTGGATACAGCCACCCGGGCGCGAGTTTCCCGGGAGTTCTCGTGATCGGCGACGTCGGCTGGGAGGAATGGGAAGAGATCAATGTGTGCACCGCGCCCGGGCAGAACTTCGGCTGGCCGATCTATGAGGGCTTCGACCTCCAGCCCATGTACAACGATGGGAACTCGTTCGCGTCGAATCTCGACGCACCGAATCCGCTTGCGTCGCCGCCAACATGCGGGCCGTACTTCAACTTCCAGGCCCTGCTCGCGCCGGACTCACTGAACCCTGCCGCATGGCCCAACCCGTGCAACACGCTGCAGACTGTTCCTTCGTCGATCGCACGTCACGTCCACAAGCGTGCGGCAATCGCGTGGGATCACGCCGACGGGGCGTTTGTCCCGACGTATGGACCGTCAGGATTGCCGACGGCCTCTCGACTGGGAACACCGGGCTGCCCCGCGACCGGGAACTCCTTCGGTGGGTTTGCGGCGTGCGCGGGCGTGTGGTACCACGGTGAGAACTTCCCCGAGGACTATCACGACACGTTCTTCTTCATGGACTATGCCGCCGGCTGGATCCGCAACATCGTCTTTGACCCGACCTACAACGTGACCGCGGTGCGTGAGTTCGACGGCGCCCAGGGTCCGGTGTGCATGGCCATCCATCCGCTCGACGGGACGATCTACTACATCAGTTACAACGAAGACGGGACGGCCTCCATGCACCGGATCTCGTACGGCGGTGACGGGATGCCGATCGTGCACGCGAGCGCCTCGCCCAACTTTGGTCCGCTCCCCCTTGCGGTGCAGTTCTCGACCACGGGCACGATCGATCCCGAGGGTCAGGCGCTCACATTCCTGTGGGACTTTGGCGATGGCTCGCCCACCTCAAACAATCCACATCCCTCACACACCTACGCGGGATCGCCCGGCTCCCCCACCACCTTCACGGCAACCGTGACCGTCACGGACACCGCGTCGAATGCGGTCCAGAAGACGGTCAGAGTCTTTGGGAACAACACGCCGCCGAGCGTGAGCATCACCTCGCCCGTGGATGGCTCGCACTATCCGCTGAGCGGGTCGCTCGTGGAGATCCCGCTTAGCGCCACCGTGAGCGACGCCGAGTCGCCCGGACAGACGATGTGCACGTGGCAGGTGATCCTGCACCACAACACGCACACGCACCCGGAGACGCCGATCGTCGGCTGCACGCAGGTCGCATCGATCACGTCGCTGGGGTGCGAGGCTGACTCATTCTCGTACGAGTTCCGCCTGGTGGTCGCCGACGCCCAGGGATTGACGACGACCGTCTCAAGTTTCATGTCCGCGGCATGCTGCCCGGCGGACGTGGACGACGGGAGCGGCACGGGCACAATCGACGGCGCGATCACGATCGATGATCTGCTGTACTACCTCGGCCTCTTCCAACTCGGCGACATCGCCGCCGATCTTGACGATGGCACCGCGACCAACACCCACGACGGAGCGGTCACGATCGACGACTTGCTCTACTACCTGCAACGTTTCCAGGACGGGTGCTGA
- a CDS encoding sulfite exporter TauE/SafE family protein: MPELIHMPWLLALGLVAGMLGAMAGLGGSLFVLPGLALILGYATEAHSEQHLYTAAAMCVNFAVAVPATIRHARAGAVHADLLKSVLPGQIVGIVTGVFVGNRLSGLMIGRWLAILIVVMVVIGLVRDVLVKQAQSHEGEHPGPHPIAVFMVSLAAGVIAGLLGLGGGVILVPALQVLARVDLRRAIATSSAVICVSSVIGSGTKLWSLTTPTLAEHGLTIAHALGIAGVVGAGGVVGAWIGASLTHRVSRNVLKWIVAGILIVAAGYMWHTSTKPASTTVTPPIHGSVPS; the protein is encoded by the coding sequence ATGCCCGAACTCATCCACATGCCCTGGCTCCTCGCGCTCGGCCTGGTCGCGGGCATGCTTGGAGCCATGGCGGGGCTTGGCGGATCGCTCTTTGTCCTCCCCGGATTGGCTCTCATTCTGGGATACGCGACCGAAGCACACTCCGAGCAGCACCTGTACACCGCCGCCGCCATGTGCGTGAACTTTGCCGTGGCGGTCCCGGCAACGATCCGGCACGCCCGTGCCGGAGCCGTCCACGCGGATCTTCTCAAGAGCGTCCTCCCTGGGCAGATCGTCGGCATCGTCACGGGCGTGTTTGTCGGGAATCGACTCAGCGGGCTGATGATTGGGCGTTGGCTCGCGATTCTGATCGTCGTGATGGTCGTGATCGGTCTTGTACGGGATGTTCTCGTCAAACAGGCCCAGTCGCACGAGGGCGAGCACCCAGGACCTCATCCCATCGCGGTATTCATGGTTTCACTCGCCGCGGGCGTGATCGCAGGATTGCTGGGGCTTGGCGGCGGCGTGATTCTCGTTCCCGCGTTGCAGGTGCTCGCCCGTGTGGACCTCCGTCGTGCCATCGCGACGAGTTCGGCGGTTATCTGCGTCTCATCGGTGATCGGTTCCGGGACGAAACTGTGGAGCCTCACGACACCCACGCTCGCCGAGCACGGATTGACCATTGCTCACGCGTTGGGGATCGCCGGAGTCGTTGGCGCGGGAGGTGTGGTGGGCGCTTGGATTGGGGCCTCGCTCACACATCGAGTCTCGCGGAATGTGCTCAAATGGATCGTTGCGGGCATCCTGATCGTGGCGGCGGGATACATGTGGCACACCTCGACAAAGCCCGCGTCCACCACCGTCACACCGCCCATTCACGGATCAGTCCCGTCATGA
- the ychF gene encoding redox-regulated ATPase YchF, protein MEAGIVGLPNVGKSTLFNALTQAGALAANYPFATIEPNVGVVPIPDPRLDIIKSHIQTQKILPASLRLVDIAGIVKGASEGEGLGNKFLSHIREVDAILQVVRCFTKAPGGEDIVHVSGSVDPLRDIEIIQTELILADLQSVEQALSKAERAAKGGKPEDVARAAMLKAVLPALQAGKPARTVSVSDPEQQRQLRQFGLITAKKILYVMNVDEDDLLGESEMCKAVRAHAAKEGAEVVPVCAKIESELSQMEPAERQEMLEALGLKEPALAAVAHAAYHLLGLQSYFTAGPKEVRAWTVPVGATAPQAAGVIHTDFERGFIRAEIYSVADLEKFKTEKAIREAGKMRVEGKDYVMRDGDVCHFLFNV, encoded by the coding sequence ATGGAAGCAGGAATCGTCGGTCTCCCCAACGTCGGCAAGAGCACGCTGTTCAACGCCCTGACCCAGGCCGGGGCGCTCGCGGCCAACTATCCCTTCGCCACCATCGAGCCCAACGTCGGCGTTGTCCCCATCCCCGACCCACGACTCGACATCATCAAGTCCCACATCCAGACCCAGAAGATCCTCCCCGCGTCGCTGCGACTCGTCGACATCGCCGGCATCGTCAAGGGCGCGAGCGAGGGCGAGGGTCTGGGCAACAAGTTCCTAAGCCACATCCGCGAGGTCGACGCCATCCTCCAGGTCGTTCGCTGCTTCACCAAAGCGCCCGGTGGCGAGGACATCGTCCACGTCTCGGGCAGCGTCGATCCCCTCCGCGACATCGAGATCATCCAGACCGAACTCATCCTCGCCGATCTGCAATCTGTGGAGCAGGCACTCTCCAAGGCCGAGCGAGCGGCGAAGGGTGGCAAGCCCGAGGACGTTGCACGGGCCGCGATGCTCAAGGCCGTCCTGCCCGCCCTCCAGGCCGGCAAGCCCGCGCGCACGGTCAGTGTCTCCGACCCCGAGCAGCAGCGTCAACTCCGCCAGTTCGGGCTGATCACGGCCAAAAAGATCCTCTACGTGATGAATGTGGACGAGGACGACCTGCTGGGCGAGAGCGAGATGTGCAAGGCCGTCCGCGCCCACGCCGCCAAGGAAGGGGCCGAGGTCGTGCCGGTCTGCGCCAAGATCGAGAGCGAACTCTCGCAGATGGAGCCCGCCGAGCGGCAGGAGATGCTCGAGGCGTTGGGGCTGAAAGAGCCCGCCCTCGCCGCCGTTGCCCACGCGGCGTACCACCTGCTCGGCTTGCAGAGTTACTTCACCGCCGGGCCCAAGGAGGTCCGCGCGTGGACCGTCCCCGTGGGCGCGACCGCGCCCCAGGCCGCGGGCGTCATCCACACCGACTTTGAGCGTGGCTTCATCCGCGCCGAGATCTACTCCGTCGCCGACCTCGAGAAGTTCAAGACCGAGAAGGCGATCCGCGAGGCGGGCAAAATGCGCGTCGAGGGGAAGGACTACGTCATGCGCGATGGCGACGTCTGCCACTTCCTCTTCAACGTCTGA